From Methanobacterium petrolearium:
TGGGAAAACGTTGAAGGTGACTATAAAAATTTAAGCAGAATATACCATCTTAAAAAAGTTATAAAAATCAGAACAGATTCAAAATAAGTGCAGGGGACGGGATTCGAACCCGCGAAGGGACTCACCCACTAGGCCCTCAACCTAGCGCCTTTGACCGCTCGACCACCCCTGCTGTGCTGATTCTCACACAAGAGAGTGAAGCATACCATCATCTCTTGCTTTCACTATTTAAAGGTTACCTCTAATGACCAGCCCACTATTTAAATGGATAAAAAACCATTTTAATTCATGAAAAAATAAAATATAACACCTAATGTATTGTCTAATCAGACTGAAGAGATATTTATTTAGAATAACGGGATGTTTAAAGTGCAGGCAGTTAGAACCACTCCAGATGGAATAACCGTGCAGATAGAAGTATCCCCTAACTCTGGCCAATTTCAGATCACAGGATATAACAAGTGGAGGCAGACCCTGGAGGTCAAAATAAAAGCACCTCCCACCAAGGGGAAAGCCAATAAAGAGATAATGAAAGAATTCTCAAAATTAACTGGTCACCACACCGAGATCATATCTGGACATAAAAGTCGTCAGAAGACCCTTAAAATAAGTGGAATTCATGAGGAAACTTTTTTTGAGATTTTAAAAAAATTTGAAATGGATTTGTAAGTTTTTATATTAAAGAATAAAAAAATAATGAGGATGAGGTTTATTCAAACCTCTAAAAAATTCGTTTTATACCATTCCACGGTTTCAAGCATGGCTTTTTCAAATGAAAACTCAGGCCTCCAGCCCAACTTCATTATTTTAGATGAATCAAGGGAATAACGTC
This genomic window contains:
- a CDS encoding DUF167 family protein, with the protein product MQAVRTTPDGITVQIEVSPNSGQFQITGYNKWRQTLEVKIKAPPTKGKANKEIMKEFSKLTGHHTEIISGHKSRQKTLKISGIHEETFFEILKKFEMDL